From Streptomyces cyaneogriseus subsp. noncyanogenus, the proteins below share one genomic window:
- a CDS encoding lipase family protein, whose translation MPARRRLLAAAVTAALALGAQAVPAAAGTAAAEVSRGATVPAFYTPPAALPEADGALVRSEPLRLALSLPGLGGPLPGRATRLMYKSTDANGEPVAVTGAYIEPSTAWRGGGPRPLVAVAPGTMGQGDQCAASLGLEHPLKIDGDTVSVGYEDLSIYRLLARGIAVVVTDYVGLGATDRLHTYVNRVDGAHAVLDAVRAARSLDAASVTADSPVGLFGYSQGGGATAAAAELQPSYAPDVRLAGTYSGAPPADLTEVTGAIDGSDLAGALGWSLNGFLQTEPSLRPIADRYLNDAGREALADLSTRCVGDALFAYGSSRSTAWTTTGQSLGEIIAAEPTLQTFLGKQRIGTVKPSGPVRVATGVNDDLVPHAQSRRMAVDWCRLGGNVTYAPVILPDVGRGLLNHFGPLLTDQGDAISWLTDRLSGEPAAANCRALPLLP comes from the coding sequence ATGCCCGCACGCAGACGCCTGCTCGCCGCGGCCGTCACCGCGGCACTCGCCCTGGGCGCCCAGGCCGTGCCCGCCGCCGCCGGCACCGCGGCGGCCGAGGTGTCCCGCGGCGCCACCGTCCCCGCCTTCTACACCCCGCCCGCCGCCCTTCCCGAGGCCGACGGCGCGCTGGTGCGCAGCGAGCCGCTGCGGCTGGCGCTGAGCCTGCCCGGCCTCGGCGGTCCGCTGCCGGGCCGGGCCACCCGCCTGATGTACAAGTCCACGGACGCCAACGGCGAACCCGTCGCCGTGACCGGCGCCTACATCGAGCCGTCGACGGCCTGGCGGGGCGGCGGCCCGCGCCCGCTGGTCGCCGTCGCCCCCGGCACCATGGGCCAGGGCGACCAGTGCGCCGCCTCGCTGGGCCTGGAGCACCCGCTGAAGATCGACGGCGACACCGTGTCGGTCGGTTACGAGGACCTGTCCATCTACCGGCTGCTGGCCCGCGGCATCGCCGTCGTCGTCACCGACTACGTCGGTCTCGGCGCCACCGACCGGCTGCACACCTACGTCAACCGCGTCGACGGGGCCCACGCCGTCCTGGACGCCGTGCGCGCCGCGCGCTCCCTCGACGCGGCGTCCGTCACGGCGGACTCCCCGGTGGGGCTGTTCGGATACAGCCAGGGCGGCGGCGCCACGGCCGCCGCCGCCGAACTCCAGCCCTCCTACGCCCCGGACGTCCGGCTCGCCGGCACCTACTCGGGGGCTCCGCCCGCGGACCTGACCGAGGTGACCGGGGCGATCGACGGAAGCGACCTGGCGGGCGCCCTGGGCTGGTCGCTGAACGGCTTCCTCCAGACCGAGCCGTCCCTGCGGCCCATCGCCGACCGGTACCTCAACGACGCGGGCCGCGAGGCCCTGGCGGACCTGTCGACCCGGTGCGTCGGCGACGCGCTGTTCGCGTACGGGTCCTCCCGCAGCACGGCGTGGACCACCACGGGGCAGTCGCTCGGCGAGATCATCGCGGCCGAGCCCACCCTGCAGACGTTCCTCGGCAAGCAGCGCATCGGCACGGTGAAGCCCAGCGGCCCGGTCCGGGTGGCCACCGGCGTCAACGACGACCTGGTCCCGCACGCCCAGTCCCGGCGGATGGCCGTCGACTGGTGCCGGCTGGGCGGGAACGTCACCTACGCCCCGGTGATCCTGCCCGACGTCGGCCGGGGGCTGCTGAACCACTTCGGGCCGCTGCTGACCGACCAGGGCGACGCGATCTCCTGGCTCACGGACCGGCTGTCGGGCGAGCCGGCCGCCGCCAACTGCCGGGCGCTGCCTCTGCTGCCGTAA
- a CDS encoding MSMEG_6728 family protein, with amino-acid sequence MQTFLPHPGFRDSALALDRRRLGKQRVEALQVLRGLIVPGYGWRRHPAVRMWAGYEEALVRYGLEVCRVWRERGHQDSCAASLVAGLETWRPGTPVRDQSALAEAGELPPWLGDDAFHRSHRSALVRKDPAVYAELFPGVPDDLPYVWPSSDRERGQTPADR; translated from the coding sequence ATGCAGACGTTCCTGCCCCATCCCGGCTTCCGGGACTCGGCGCTCGCCCTGGACCGCCGGCGGCTCGGCAAGCAGCGGGTCGAGGCGCTCCAAGTCCTGCGCGGGCTGATCGTGCCGGGCTACGGCTGGCGCCGGCACCCCGCGGTGCGCATGTGGGCCGGATACGAGGAGGCGCTGGTCCGGTACGGCCTGGAGGTGTGCCGGGTCTGGCGGGAACGCGGTCACCAGGACAGCTGCGCCGCCTCCCTCGTCGCCGGGCTGGAGACCTGGCGTCCCGGCACGCCGGTGCGCGACCAGAGCGCGCTCGCCGAGGCCGGTGAACTGCCGCCCTGGCTCGGTGACGACGCCTTCCACCGCAGCCACCGCTCGGCGCTGGTCCGCAAGGATCCGGCCGTCTACGCCGAGCTCTTCCCCGGCGTCCCCGACGACCTGCCCTACGTATGGCCGTCCTCGGACCGCGAGCGCGGGCAGACACCGGCGGACCGGTGA
- a CDS encoding SDR family oxidoreductase yields the protein MRNDTAAGPRCLVTGATGYIGGRLVPELLAEGHRVRCLARSPGRLRDQPWAGGVEAVRGDVTDSASVAAALRGVDVAYYLVHALGTGRGFEETDRRAARIFGERAREAGVRRVVYLGGLTPAGVPEAALSPHLRSRAEVGRILLDCGVPATVLRAAVVIGSGSASFEMLRYLTERLPVMVTPSWVRTRIQPVAVRDVLRALVGSARMPDDVSRAFDIGGPDILTYRDMMARYAAVAGLPRRLIVPVPVLTPGLSSHWVGLVTPVPAAIARPLTESLRHEVVCREHDIARYVPDPPGHPIGFDEAVRLALQRVREAQVTTRWSSASVPGAPSDPLPTDPDWAGGSLYTDHRSRTVDASPGTLWRVIEGIGGERGWYSLPSAWAARGLLDRLVGGVGLRRGRRDPARLRVGDSLDFWRVEEIEPGRLLRLRAEMRLPGLAWLEMYVETDGEGRTRYRQRALFHPHGLLGHLYWWGVSPFHAVVFGGMARNIARAAAADRDAGPG from the coding sequence ATGAGGAACGACACCGCGGCGGGGCCGCGCTGCCTGGTGACCGGTGCGACCGGGTACATCGGCGGGCGGCTGGTCCCCGAGCTGCTCGCCGAGGGCCACCGGGTGCGCTGTCTGGCCCGCTCCCCCGGCCGGCTCCGGGACCAGCCGTGGGCGGGCGGGGTGGAGGCGGTGCGCGGGGACGTCACGGATTCCGCGTCGGTCGCCGCGGCCCTGCGCGGCGTCGACGTCGCCTACTACCTGGTGCACGCGCTGGGCACGGGACGCGGTTTCGAGGAGACCGACCGGCGGGCGGCCCGGATCTTCGGCGAGCGCGCCCGGGAGGCGGGCGTGCGGCGCGTCGTCTACCTGGGCGGTCTCACCCCCGCCGGGGTGCCGGAGGCCGCGCTCTCGCCGCATCTGCGGTCCCGGGCCGAGGTCGGCCGCATCCTGCTGGACTGCGGGGTGCCGGCCACGGTGCTGCGCGCGGCGGTCGTCATCGGCTCCGGCTCGGCCTCCTTCGAGATGCTGCGCTACCTCACCGAGCGGCTGCCGGTGATGGTGACCCCGAGCTGGGTGCGCACCCGGATCCAGCCGGTGGCCGTCCGCGACGTGCTGCGCGCCCTCGTCGGCAGCGCGCGCATGCCGGACGACGTCAGCCGCGCCTTCGACATCGGCGGGCCGGACATCCTGACGTACCGCGACATGATGGCCCGGTACGCGGCGGTCGCGGGACTCCCGCGCCGGCTCATCGTGCCCGTCCCGGTCCTCACCCCCGGCCTGTCCAGCCACTGGGTGGGCCTGGTGACACCGGTGCCCGCGGCCATCGCGCGGCCGCTGACGGAGTCGCTGCGCCACGAGGTGGTCTGCCGCGAGCACGACATCGCGCGGTACGTGCCCGATCCGCCCGGCCACCCGATCGGCTTCGACGAGGCCGTCCGGCTGGCGCTCCAGCGGGTCCGGGAGGCGCAGGTGACCACCCGCTGGTCGTCGGCCTCGGTGCCCGGCGCCCCCAGCGACCCGCTGCCCACCGACCCGGACTGGGCGGGCGGCAGCCTCTACACCGACCACCGGTCCAGGACCGTGGACGCCTCACCCGGGACGCTGTGGCGGGTGATCGAGGGCATCGGCGGCGAGCGCGGCTGGTACTCCCTCCCGTCGGCCTGGGCGGCCCGGGGCCTGCTGGACCGGCTGGTCGGCGGAGTGGGGCTGCGGCGCGGACGGCGGGACCCGGCACGGCTGCGGGTCGGGGACTCGCTGGACTTCTGGCGGGTGGAGGAGATCGAGCCGGGACGGCTGCTGCGGCTGCGCGCCGAGATGCGGCTGCCGGGTCTGGCCTGGCTGGAGATGTACGTCGAGACCGACGGCGAGGGCCGTACCCGCTACCGGCAGCGGGCCCTGTTCCATCCGCACGGGCTGCTCGGCCACCTGTACTGGTGGGGCGTCTCGCCCTTCCACGCCGTGGTGTTCGGCGGCATGGCGCGCAACATCGCCCGGGCGGCCGCCGCGGACCGGGACGCCGGGCCCGGGTGA
- a CDS encoding DUF2945 domain-containing protein, with translation MARNSGKDGGGGRKRGGGKASGKDRAEGGTPGGGERYAEGDKVAWNSHGTGTEGTVEREITRRTEAAGRTVDAAPDAPQYEVRSDKSGKRAVHKPSALRKKDPGA, from the coding sequence ATGGCCAGGAACAGCGGCAAGGACGGCGGCGGGGGCAGGAAACGGGGCGGCGGGAAGGCCAGCGGGAAAGACCGGGCCGAGGGCGGGACGCCGGGCGGCGGCGAGCGGTACGCCGAAGGCGACAAGGTCGCCTGGAACAGCCATGGCACCGGCACCGAGGGCACGGTCGAACGCGAGATCACCCGGCGGACCGAGGCGGCCGGCCGCACGGTGGACGCCGCCCCCGACGCACCGCAGTACGAGGTGCGCAGCGACAAGTCCGGCAAGCGGGCGGTCCACAAGCCGTCCGCCCTGCGGAAGAAGGACCCGGGCGCGTAG
- a CDS encoding GNAT family N-acetyltransferase produces the protein MGDTWTTRAETGADIPAIREILLAAFPTALEADLVDALRADPAAWIDGLSLVAADDDGRPAGYALLTRCHIGDSPALCLGPCAVPPERQNRGAGSAAVRAALAAARARGEHHVVVLGHPAYYPRFGFTRASAHGIGLTIDVPDEALMALTLDAGRPLPAGTVRYAAPFGI, from the coding sequence ATGGGCGACACCTGGACCACCCGCGCCGAGACCGGCGCCGACATCCCCGCGATCCGCGAGATCCTCCTCGCGGCCTTCCCCACGGCTCTGGAAGCCGACCTCGTGGACGCGCTCCGCGCCGATCCGGCCGCGTGGATCGACGGCCTCTCCCTCGTCGCCGCGGACGACGACGGACGGCCCGCGGGTTACGCGCTGCTGACCCGCTGCCACATCGGCGACAGCCCGGCCCTGTGCCTGGGGCCGTGCGCCGTCCCGCCCGAGCGGCAGAACCGCGGGGCCGGGTCCGCCGCCGTCCGCGCGGCGCTGGCCGCGGCCCGCGCCCGGGGCGAGCACCACGTCGTCGTCCTGGGGCACCCGGCGTACTACCCCCGGTTCGGCTTCACCAGGGCCTCCGCCCACGGCATCGGCCTGACCATCGACGTCCCGGACGAGGCCCTGATGGCCCTCACCCTCGACGCCGGCCGTCCGCTGCCCGCGGGAACTGTGCGCTACGCCGCGCCGTTCGGGATCTGA
- a CDS encoding MFS transporter: MPDGRPGPRGRATMPKTVANMPRQVREELSRRLHRKRGAFREEDVQVVERPLLKRAVGASALGNCMEWFDFGVYSYLAATIGKVFFPGASPGAQLISSFATFAAAFVVRPLGGLVFGPLGDRIGRQKVLATTMIMMAIGTFSIGLIPGYASIGIAAPALLLLARMVQGFSTGGEYGGATTFVAEYSPDRRRGFLSSWLDFGTFVGYALGSALVTVLNLALTDAEMLSWGWRIPFLIAGPLGLIGLYMRLKLEESPAFQKQLDEHEKSLAQASAGSEFKTIIRSHWRPLLVCMGLVLLYNVTNYMVTGFLPTYQTETVGRSTSFADLLVLIGMVWIVLLITFLGRLSDRVGRRPLYAVGAAAMIVLAVPAFLLLKADGTWQPVVGVLVLSTLLACFAAPSAATLPALFPTAVRYAAMGIGFNFAVAAFGGTTPLVTEALVDATGNDLVPAFYLMAAGLIGLVTVRFLPESAQVPLNGSQPMVGSRQELRDLIKTSRELYRFDEDRSPTR, translated from the coding sequence ATGCCCGACGGACGGCCCGGTCCGCGCGGCCGGGCGACGATGCCGAAGACGGTCGCCAACATGCCGCGGCAGGTCCGCGAGGAGCTGTCGCGCCGGCTCCACCGGAAGAGGGGGGCCTTCCGCGAGGAGGACGTCCAGGTCGTCGAACGGCCCCTGCTCAAACGCGCGGTCGGCGCCTCCGCGCTCGGCAACTGCATGGAGTGGTTCGACTTCGGCGTCTACAGCTATCTCGCCGCCACCATCGGCAAGGTCTTCTTCCCCGGCGCCTCTCCGGGCGCTCAGTTGATCTCCTCGTTCGCGACCTTCGCCGCGGCCTTCGTCGTCCGTCCGCTCGGCGGCCTGGTCTTCGGGCCCCTCGGAGACCGCATCGGCCGGCAGAAGGTGCTCGCCACCACCATGATCATGATGGCGATCGGCACCTTCTCCATCGGCCTGATCCCCGGCTACGCGAGCATCGGCATCGCGGCCCCCGCCCTGCTGCTGCTCGCCCGCATGGTCCAGGGCTTCTCGACCGGGGGCGAGTACGGCGGCGCCACCACGTTCGTCGCCGAGTACTCGCCGGACCGGCGGCGCGGCTTCCTCTCGAGCTGGCTCGACTTCGGCACCTTCGTCGGCTACGCGCTCGGCTCGGCGCTGGTCACGGTGCTGAACCTGGCGCTCACGGACGCCGAGATGCTCTCCTGGGGCTGGCGGATCCCGTTCCTGATCGCCGGCCCGCTCGGCCTGATCGGTCTGTACATGCGGCTGAAGCTGGAGGAGTCGCCCGCCTTCCAGAAGCAGCTCGACGAACACGAGAAGAGCCTCGCCCAGGCGTCGGCGGGCAGCGAGTTCAAGACGATCATCCGCAGCCACTGGCGCCCGCTCCTGGTCTGCATGGGCCTGGTGCTGCTCTACAACGTCACCAACTACATGGTCACCGGCTTCCTGCCGACCTACCAGACGGAGACCGTGGGCCGCTCGACCAGCTTCGCCGACCTGCTGGTGCTGATCGGCATGGTGTGGATCGTCCTGCTGATCACCTTCCTCGGGCGGCTCAGCGACCGCGTCGGGCGCCGCCCGCTCTACGCGGTCGGCGCCGCCGCGATGATCGTCCTCGCCGTCCCGGCCTTCCTGCTGCTGAAGGCGGACGGCACCTGGCAGCCCGTCGTCGGCGTGCTGGTGCTGTCCACCCTGCTGGCCTGCTTCGCCGCGCCGAGCGCCGCCACGCTGCCGGCGCTCTTCCCGACCGCCGTGCGGTACGCGGCCATGGGCATCGGCTTCAACTTCGCCGTCGCCGCCTTCGGCGGTACCACACCGCTGGTCACCGAGGCCCTCGTGGACGCCACCGGCAACGATCTGGTGCCGGCCTTCTATCTGATGGCGGCCGGGCTCATCGGGCTGGTGACGGTGCGGTTCCTGCCGGAGAGCGCCCAGGTGCCGCTCAACGGCTCCCAGCCGATGGTCGGTTCCCGGCAGGAGCTGCGGGACCTGATCAAGACCTCCAGGGAGCTCTACCGCTTCGACGAGGACCGCTCCCCCACCCGGTGA
- a CDS encoding glycoside hydrolase family 65 protein, translating to MTAWTWQYDGYDPAAERLRESLCTLGNGYVATRGALPECAADDVHYPGTYAAGCYNRLTSTVAGRRVENEDMVNLPNWLPLRFRLPGGDWLTPDTAPVLGHRQSVHLDCGLLERHTRYGLGDGRVLDVRQRRLVHMADPHLAALRTELTAQGGAVELDAEAALDGGVTNAGVARYRELEGRHLTHVHTGDAAPDTVWLRCRTRTSDIRFGLAARVTADVPVVAAHAQPRAVQRMRLLVDPGRTTVVDKTVALHTSRDAAISDPLQAAVDRVEAAPAFDALLRSHRTAWNQLWRRAELEVPGEAGHILRLHLFHVLQTLSPHTADLDVGVPARGLHGEAYRGHVFWDELFVLPYLNLHFPEVSRALLHYRHRRLDPARTAARALGRRGARYPWQSGSDGREETQQLHLNPRSGRWLPDHSHLQHHVGSAIAYNVWQYCEASGDAEFLHTEGAEMLLEIARFWADSAAWDAGLGRHRIPGVVGPDEYHDAYPGAGRPGLDDNAYTNVTAAWVLARTLEVLRTLPEPRRREVVERTGLDGGELERWEDVSRTLHVPFHDGVVSQFDGYGDLAELDWEDYRRRYGDIRRLDRILEAEGDTVNRYRASKQADVLMLGYLFSPAELRGLFDRLGYRLDEETWQRTVDHYLARTSHGSTLSGLVHGWILARCRRAEAWTFCQEALKGDVADLQGGTTGEGIHLGAMAGTLDLVQRGLTGLETRAGALWLDPVPLPELSSYGFSLRYQGDWGVRLRLEHGLLEIAVPPSDPVPIEVRLPDRTVRVRPGDTCRLALPD from the coding sequence GTGACGGCGTGGACCTGGCAGTACGACGGGTACGACCCCGCGGCCGAGCGGCTGCGGGAGTCGCTGTGCACGCTGGGCAACGGCTACGTCGCCACCCGAGGGGCGCTGCCCGAGTGCGCCGCGGACGACGTCCACTACCCCGGCACCTATGCGGCCGGGTGCTACAACCGGCTCACCTCCACCGTCGCCGGGCGCCGGGTGGAGAACGAGGACATGGTCAACCTGCCCAACTGGCTGCCGCTGCGCTTCCGGCTCCCCGGCGGGGACTGGCTCACCCCGGACACGGCGCCGGTGCTCGGACACCGCCAGAGCGTCCATCTCGACTGCGGCCTGCTGGAGCGCCACACCCGCTACGGGCTCGGCGACGGACGCGTGCTGGACGTGCGCCAGCGGCGCCTGGTCCACATGGCCGACCCCCACCTGGCCGCGCTGCGCACCGAGTTGACGGCACAAGGCGGCGCCGTCGAACTCGACGCCGAGGCCGCGCTGGACGGAGGCGTCACCAACGCGGGCGTGGCGCGCTACCGGGAACTGGAGGGCCGCCACCTCACCCATGTGCACACCGGCGACGCCGCCCCCGACACCGTGTGGCTGCGCTGCCGCACCCGCACCTCCGACATCCGGTTCGGCCTGGCGGCCCGCGTCACCGCCGACGTACCCGTCGTGGCCGCGCACGCGCAGCCGCGCGCCGTCCAGCGGATGCGGCTGCTCGTCGACCCCGGCCGCACTACCGTCGTCGACAAGACGGTGGCCCTGCACACCTCCCGCGACGCGGCCATCAGCGACCCCTTGCAGGCCGCCGTGGACCGGGTGGAGGCGGCACCGGCCTTCGACGCGCTGCTGCGCTCCCACCGCACGGCGTGGAACCAGCTCTGGCGCCGGGCCGAGCTGGAGGTCCCCGGAGAGGCGGGCCACATCCTGCGCCTGCACCTCTTCCACGTCCTGCAGACCCTCTCCCCGCACACCGCGGACCTGGACGTCGGCGTGCCCGCCCGGGGGCTGCACGGGGAGGCGTACCGCGGCCATGTCTTCTGGGACGAGCTGTTCGTCCTGCCCTACCTCAACCTGCACTTCCCCGAGGTCTCCCGCGCCCTGCTCCACTACCGGCACCGCCGTCTGGACCCCGCCCGCACCGCGGCCCGCGCGCTCGGCCGGCGGGGCGCGCGGTACCCGTGGCAGAGCGGCAGCGACGGACGTGAGGAGACCCAGCAGCTCCACCTCAACCCGCGCTCGGGACGGTGGCTGCCGGACCACTCCCACCTCCAGCACCACGTCGGATCGGCGATCGCCTACAACGTGTGGCAGTACTGCGAGGCCAGCGGCGACGCGGAGTTCCTGCACACCGAGGGCGCCGAGATGCTGCTGGAGATCGCCCGCTTCTGGGCCGACTCCGCCGCCTGGGACGCCGGGCTGGGGCGGCACCGCATCCCGGGCGTGGTCGGCCCCGACGAGTACCACGACGCCTACCCGGGCGCCGGACGGCCCGGTCTGGACGACAACGCGTACACCAACGTCACCGCCGCCTGGGTCCTCGCCCGCACCCTGGAGGTGCTGCGCACCCTGCCCGAGCCCCGCCGGCGCGAAGTCGTCGAACGCACCGGCCTGGACGGCGGCGAACTGGAGCGGTGGGAGGATGTCTCCCGCACCCTCCATGTGCCCTTCCACGACGGTGTTGTCAGCCAGTTCGACGGGTACGGCGACCTCGCCGAACTCGACTGGGAGGACTACCGCCGCCGGTACGGCGACATCCGGCGGCTGGACCGGATCCTGGAGGCGGAGGGCGACACCGTCAACCGCTACCGGGCGTCCAAGCAGGCCGACGTGCTGATGCTCGGCTACCTCTTCTCCCCGGCCGAACTGCGCGGCCTGTTCGACCGGCTCGGCTACCGGCTCGACGAGGAGACCTGGCAGCGCACCGTCGACCACTACCTCGCCCGCACCAGCCACGGCTCCACCCTCAGCGGCCTGGTCCACGGGTGGATCCTGGCCCGCTGCCGGCGCGCCGAGGCGTGGACGTTCTGCCAGGAGGCCCTCAAGGGCGATGTCGCCGACCTCCAGGGCGGCACCACCGGCGAGGGCATCCACCTCGGTGCCATGGCCGGCACCCTCGACCTCGTCCAGCGGGGCCTGACCGGCCTGGAGACCCGCGCCGGGGCGCTGTGG
- a CDS encoding DUF5914 domain-containing protein, translating to MTAGKSARPGPRAGLSPLRLRRRPVPWERQDPTWRQARPAVITGALKRALARPSGNWYVVGATTGVRPDRPLGRTVAGVEVVVWRDARGRLVGGPGACPHLGAPLAAGPVRCGTLVCHWHGLALDGTAFAGWEPLPVHDDGVLVWVRLDAVGRERPTPAPVLSPRPPLPAALVSVWEGVGRCAPEDVVANRLDPWHGAWFHPHSFADLTVVREPGAGEPGTGDADDRFVVDVSFRLTRRLVVPVRAEFTAPEPRTVVMRITDGEGTGSVVETHATPLDPDGGGTPRTAVVEAVLATSARPGFALARRLAPALRPLMRTAAARLWRDDLAYAERRRHLRDLGRHPG from the coding sequence ATGACAGCCGGGAAGAGCGCCCGCCCCGGACCGCGCGCGGGTCTCTCCCCGCTGCGGCTGCGCCGGCGGCCCGTCCCCTGGGAGCGTCAGGACCCGACCTGGCGGCAGGCACGGCCCGCCGTCATCACCGGCGCCCTGAAACGGGCGCTGGCCCGTCCCTCGGGCAACTGGTACGTCGTCGGCGCCACCACCGGCGTACGGCCGGACCGCCCGCTGGGCCGGACCGTCGCGGGCGTGGAAGTGGTCGTCTGGCGGGACGCGCGCGGACGCCTGGTGGGCGGTCCGGGCGCCTGCCCCCACCTCGGAGCTCCGCTGGCCGCCGGCCCGGTGCGCTGCGGGACCCTCGTCTGCCACTGGCACGGACTGGCCCTGGACGGGACCGCGTTCGCCGGGTGGGAACCCCTGCCGGTCCACGACGACGGCGTGCTCGTATGGGTCCGGCTGGACGCCGTCGGCCGGGAACGGCCCACGCCCGCCCCGGTGCTGAGCCCCCGGCCCCCGCTGCCGGCCGCTCTCGTCTCCGTCTGGGAGGGCGTGGGCCGGTGCGCACCGGAGGACGTGGTCGCCAACCGCCTCGACCCGTGGCACGGCGCGTGGTTCCACCCGCACTCCTTCGCCGACCTCACCGTGGTGCGGGAGCCCGGGGCCGGCGAGCCGGGTACCGGCGACGCGGACGACCGGTTCGTCGTCGACGTGTCCTTCCGGCTCACCCGCCGGCTCGTCGTCCCCGTGCGCGCGGAGTTCACCGCGCCGGAACCCCGCACCGTGGTCATGCGCATCACCGACGGAGAGGGAACGGGGTCCGTCGTCGAGACCCACGCCACGCCCCTGGACCCGGACGGCGGCGGCACACCCCGCACGGCCGTCGTCGAAGCGGTCCTCGCCACCTCCGCCCGCCCCGGCTTCGCCCTCGCCCGCCGGCTGGCCCCGGCGCTGCGCCCCCTGATGCGCACCGCCGCCGCCCGGCTCTGGCGCGACGACCTCGCCTACGCCGAACGGCGCCGGCACCTGCGCGACCTCGGCCGGCACCCCGGCTGA
- a CDS encoding oxygenase MpaB family protein translates to MDGEPAAVAAARERLGSALFRRVAGPEGPANRARIHGTPGPRWFGPDRPVRVVHGDASMFVGGIRALLLQSLHPLAMAAVAAHSGYRGDPWGRLQRTSTFLAVTTYGTAGDAQRAVDHVRAVHERIRGTTAEGLPYHAADPHLLKWVHLAETDSFLCAHERYGARPLDAAGYDAYVADTARVATALGVLDPPRTRRELAGQLAAYRPELRATPQARAAARFILFQPPLPLPARPFYTVLAATAVATLPPWARAPLRLPRLPVAEDLAVRPAGQALVRAVRWAMTPPPDPRG, encoded by the coding sequence ATGGACGGGGAACCGGCCGCCGTGGCGGCGGCCCGTGAGCGCCTGGGCAGCGCCCTGTTCCGCCGGGTCGCCGGACCGGAGGGCCCGGCCAACCGCGCCCGCATCCACGGCACGCCAGGACCCCGGTGGTTCGGCCCCGACCGCCCCGTCCGCGTCGTGCACGGCGACGCCTCGATGTTCGTCGGCGGCATACGCGCGCTGCTGCTCCAGTCGCTGCATCCGCTGGCCATGGCCGCCGTCGCCGCGCACTCCGGTTACCGCGGCGACCCCTGGGGCCGCCTGCAGCGCACCAGCACCTTCCTCGCCGTGACGACGTACGGCACCGCCGGCGACGCCCAGCGGGCGGTCGACCACGTCCGCGCCGTCCACGAGCGGATACGCGGCACGACGGCCGAGGGCCTCCCGTACCACGCGGCCGACCCGCACCTGCTGAAGTGGGTCCACCTGGCCGAGACGGACAGCTTCCTGTGCGCCCACGAACGCTACGGGGCCCGTCCGCTGGACGCCGCCGGCTACGACGCCTACGTCGCCGACACCGCGCGCGTCGCGACGGCCCTGGGCGTGCTCGACCCGCCGCGCACCCGCCGGGAGCTGGCCGGGCAACTGGCCGCCTACCGGCCCGAGCTGCGGGCCACGCCCCAGGCCCGCGCCGCCGCGCGGTTCATCCTGTTCCAGCCGCCGCTGCCGCTGCCCGCCCGGCCCTTCTACACGGTGCTCGCCGCCACCGCGGTCGCCACCCTGCCGCCGTGGGCGCGCGCACCGCTCCGCCTGCCCCGCCTCCCGGTGGCCGAGGACCTCGCGGTCCGGCCGGCCGGGCAGGCGCTGGTCCGGGCCGTTCGCTGGGCGATGACGCCGCCACCGGATCCGCGCGGCTGA